A stretch of Girardinichthys multiradiatus isolate DD_20200921_A chromosome 20, DD_fGirMul_XY1, whole genome shotgun sequence DNA encodes these proteins:
- the LOC124857116 gene encoding trypsin-like → MQLAPFCLVLLLILIVTNLAVENDNRIVGGTVIEPYSIKYQVSLLYRDSHFCGGTLIHPQWVVSAAHCWRPNQLMKVVLGEHNINKKEGFEQIFDVLLIIKHYQFNYWNLDNDIMLLKLDRPAVINEAVNPVMLPRTGTLQNFARCTVSGWGVTWVYGQSLSPELRSVDVDYFADCWHYYYFRITNNMICAGSNEGGRDSCQGDSGGPLVCNGKLEGIVSWGIGCAYSFYPGVYTNVRNYISWIDWAIQNS, encoded by the exons ATGCAACTGGCTCCGTTTTGTCTCGTCTTACTGCTCATCCTGATTGTCACTAACCTGGCAG TTGAGAATGATAACAGAATTGTTGGTGGCACAGTGATAGAGCCTTACTCTATCAAATACCAAGTCTCTCTCCTGTACAGAGACTCCCACTTCTGTGGAGGCACCTTGATTCACCCACAGTGGGTGGTGTCTGCTGCCCACTGCTGGAGACC AAATCAGTTGATGAAAGTGGTCCTGGGCGAGCACAACATCAATAAGAAGGAGGGATTTGAGCAAATATTTGACGTCTTGTTAATCATCAAACATTACCAGTTCAATTACTGGAACCTTGACAACGACATCATGCTTCTTAAG CTGGACCGCCCTGCTGTCATCAACGAAGCGGTGAATCCAGTGATGTTGCCCCGCACCGGCACTCTGCAAAACTTTGCTCGGTGCACAGTCAGCGGCTGGGGGGTCACCTGGGTCTACGGCCAAAGCCTGTCCCCTGAACTGAGGTCTGTAGATGTGGATTACTTCGCAGATTGCTGGCATTACTACTACTTCAGGATCACAAACAACATGATCTGTGCTGGATCCAATGAAGGAGGGAGAGACTCCTGTCAG GGAGATTCAGGAGGACCGCTTGTCTGCAACGGTAAACTGGAAGGCATTGTGTCGTGGGGCATTGGTTGTGCCTATTCTTTTTACCCCGGCGTCTACACTAATGTGAGAAACTACATCTCATGGATCGACTGGGCCATTCAGAACAGCTAA